In one window of Helianthus annuus cultivar XRQ/B chromosome 17, HanXRQr2.0-SUNRISE, whole genome shotgun sequence DNA:
- the LOC110924695 gene encoding uncharacterized protein LOC110924695 has product MERNRDPGLEDLGFQSFSERLHGDVFIRASEPKVVGIPDPLGKSSLFGKPINIDGNPILPRRGSTNVINVIDELEKITVPVQPEGNNMGGREDMNVFRSSLNSYADKVKNSVHTKKEVNFRWMEATETCKDADVVIPREVIRKVQDKFENVLYGYFLGNRLPFPVVEYYAKNVWARHGFSKIMMNAEGFFFFKFDSKEGMSQVLENGPWLIRKVPLFLNVWTPSVSLRKEGIKTVPVWVKLHNVPIAVYTDDGLSLLASKLGSPKRLDGYTADMCLDNWGRSSFARALIELNADSEIKEYVTVAIPKLDEDGYVTEKIKVEYEWKPHRCSGCCVFGHNDQTCPKNANNKKEKQVVVDEDGFVTDKRRTARFGVMPRKQKQKFLYRPKVVNVGASSSGTSHDKPEVVKAGTSKSDKKEEGPGGKHTENVNTRNSFEALATDEGEVIVDAVGIHKEERANMKKGNGKNTQTEEEVVEKLPTEMSSFMRHDQRKGSEGASTPGPIAVCGILESHVDITKLDKVCKAVFRSWSWTSNGVLCDRGTRIILGWNEDVVDLMVLSQLDQVIHTQIRLKSENKSFFCSFVYAKNTYQERRPLWDNLCRHKALCHDKPWVVMGDFNVALHVNDSLYGSSACSIGMREFHDCVQYAELLDIKGHGLHYTWSQKPRNGVGLLKKIDRVMGNVKYLEMYPEAFVLYHPFRVSDHTPCILKMSNTVRVRPKPFKLANFITSKPEFTLYVEQEWKRSVDGFTMFSVTQKLRNLKPSMRKILAMQGNLHVKVSDLRKKLDGLQELIDANPLDVDLRTREAECLNEFRIASYDEECFLKQKAKVEWLCAGDSNTSFFHNMVKCRNARSRIQSIRDVVGNRFNGDDVPNALVDHYEKFLGREDHVSKLDMDVFRNVMTTNAAEHMVRQVTREEIKTAMFSIGENKAPGPDGYTSAFFKKAWDIVGTEVSNAILEFFENGKLLRQLNHTILALIPKVDTPDSVLDYRPISCCNVLYKCISKIITERIKGSLGELVSINQSAFVPGRKISDNILLTQELMHNYHLNRGPARCAFKIDIQKAYDTVSWSFLEDVLNGFGFHSKMVTWIMACVSSASYSISINGNLHGYFRGRRGLRQGDPMSPYLFTLVMEVLSLLLQHGARSSSAFKFHAHCVKQRIINVSFADDLFIFVHADLFSVKKVRDGLENFTKVSGLVPSPAKSTAYFCNVPQSVKCEILHIMPFREGNLPVRYLGVPLNTTKLMFKDCKPLVDRMEKRIDSWLNKSLSFAGRLQLINSVLSAMHIYWASVFIIPTRVTHDLEKLMRRFLWNAHSQGRVKAKVAWSDVCLPKDEGGLGIRSISDVNKALMTNHLWSIITERKSLWVQWIHLHKLKGRSIWDIQARGSVSWGWRKILSIRDAVRPFIWKIVRSGSKINAWSDNWCQFSPLNSFITPRSIANAGFTITTSLAELMDENGQWKWPSAWYDIYPVLIGLNAPTLTHNLDDRTIWKDLEGNSRPFGSMEVWHNIRHREQPVSWVNGVWFSQCIPRHSFHLWLVIKNKLKTQDRLASWEAGSDYNLRLMCCPLCKHDRDSRDHLFFSCSFASQVWYNVKDLLNMGDVNDSWQSIMNWMDQKANSRKTDHIVGKLVIAAASYYIWHERNNCLFSNKVANVNAVCDKIKNTVRLRLMGFKFKDGSHNQSIQEKWKLIPSDEDKDPG; this is encoded by the exons ATGGAAAGAAATCGTGACCCAGGGTTAGAGGATCTTGGGTTTCAATCCTTCTCTGAACGTTTGCATGGAGATGTGTTCATACGTGCTAGTGAGCCGAAGGTAGTGGGTATTCCGGATCCTTTAGGGAAGTCGTCTTTATTTGGTAAGCCTATAAACATTGATGGTAACCCTATATTGCCTCGTCGTGGCAGTACGAATGTGATCAACGTTATTGATGAGCTAGAAAAAATCACGGTTCCTGTTCAACCAGAGGGGAATAACATGGGCGGTAGGGAGGATATGAATGTTTTTAGGTCGAGTCTCAACTCGTATGCGGACAAGGTCAAGAATAGTGTTCATACGAAGAAGGAAGTTAATTTCAGGTGGATGGAGGCGACGGAAACTTGTAAGGATGCTGATGTAGTTATACCCCGTGAGGTAATTCGAAAGGTCCAAGATAAATTTGAAAATGTTTTGTATGGTTATTTCTTGGGTAATCGGCTtccttttccggtggtggaataTTACGCTAAAAACGTTTGGGCTAGGCATGGGTTTTCGAAGATTATGATGAATGCGGAagggttctttttctttaaatttgacTCCAAGGAGGGTATGTCTCAGGTGCTAGAGAATGGTCCGTGGTTGATTAGAAAGGTGCctttgttcttgaatgtttggaCTCCCTCGGTTAGTCTTAGAAAGGAGGGAATTAAGACGGTGCCTGTTTGGGTGAAGTTGCATAATGTCCCCATTGCGGTGTATACGGATGACGGATTGAGCTTGTTAGCGTCTAAATTAGGGTCCCCCAAGCGGCTTGACGGGTATACAGCTGATATGTGTTTGGATAACTGGGGTCGGAGTAGTTTTGCCAGGGCTTTAATTGAACTAAACGCGGATTCTGAGATTAAGGAATATGTCACTGTTGCTATTCCAAAGCTTGATGAGGATGGTTATGTCACTGAAAAAATCAAAGTAGAATATGAATGGAAGCCTCACCGGTGTTCGGGTTGTTGTGTTTTTGGTCATAATGATCAAACATGTCCTAAGAATGCGAATAATAAGAAAGAGAAGCAAGTTGTGGTGGATGAGGATGGCTTTGTTACTGACAAAAGGAGAACGGCTAGATTTGGAGTGATGCCAAGGAAGCAAAAACAAAAGTTCCTTTACAGACCAAAGGTGGTTAATGTGGGTGCTAGTTCGTCGGGTACAAGTCATGATAAGCCTGAAGTTGTTAAAGCCGGAACGAGCAAGTCGGATAAGAAGGAGGAGGGGCCGGGTGGTAAGCATACTGAAAATGTTAACACCAGGAATTCCTTTGAAGCTTTGGCCACGGATGAGGGGGAAGTCATTGTTGATGCGGTAGGGATTCATAAGGAGGAAAGAGCAAACATGAAGAAAGGAAATGGGAAGAATACCCAAACCGAAGAAGAGGTGGTAGAGAAGCTACCAACGGAAATGTCTTCGTTTATGAGGCATGACCAGCGTAAAggttctgagggggcaagcactcccggtccAATCG CTGTTTGTGGCATTCTTGAGTCTCATGTGGATATCACAAAACTTGACAAGGTTTGTAAAGCCGTCTTCAGGTCTTGGTCTTGGACGTCAAATGGTGTGTTGTGTGATCGGGGTACTAGAATTATCTTGGGTTGGAATGAGGATGTGGTGGACCTTATGGTGTTGTCTCAATTGGACCAAGTTATTCACACTCAAATCCGGCTTAAGAGTGAGAATAAATCTTTCTTTTGTTCGTTTGTGTATGCAAAAAATACGTATCAGGAAAGAAGACCGCTTTGGGATAATCTATGCAGGCATAAGGCTTTGTGTCATGATAAACCTTGGGTCGTTATGGGGGATTTTAACGTTGCTTTGCATGTTAACGATTCGTTATATGGTTCATCCGCCTGCTCCATCGGTATGCGTGAATTTCATGATTGCGTTCAATATGCAGAGCTCCTAGATATTAAGGGTCATGGTCTTCATTATACTTGGAGTCAAAAGCCGAGAAATGGGGTGGGGTTGCTGAAAAAGATAGACCGGGTTATGGGGAACGTGAAGTACCTAGAGATGTACCCTGAAGCGTTTGTTTTATACCATCCCTTTCGTGTTTCTGATCATACGCCGTGCATCCTCAAAATGTCCAATACGGTGAGGGTTCGACCGAAACCTTTTAAACTAGCTAATTTTATTACGTCCAAACCGGAGTTCACGTTATATGTGGAGCAGGAATGGAAGAGGAGTGTTGATGGCTTTACTATGTTCTCGGTAACACAGAAACTCCGAAACTTGAAGCCTTCTATGCGTAAAATTCTGGCCATGCAGGGTAACTTGCATGTTAAAGTTTCGGATCTAAGAAAGAAACTCGATGGGCTTCAGGAGCTGATAGATGCAAACCCGCTTGATGTTGATCTTAGAACCAGGGAAGCAGAATGCCTTAATGAGTTCAGAATTGCATCATATGATGAAGAATGTTTTTTGAAGCAAAAGGCAAAGGTAGAATGGTTATGTGCGGGGGATTCTAATACGTCCTTCTTCCATAATATGGTGAAATGTAGGAATGCGAGAAGCCGAATCCAATCTATTAGGGATGTGGTTGGGAATCGGTTTAATGGGGATGATGTCCCAAATGCTCTTGTTGATCATTATGAAAAATTTCTGGGTCGAGAGGATCATGTCTCAAAGCTTGACATGGATGTTTTTCGAAACGTTATGACTACGAATGCTGCGGAGCACATGGTTCGTCAAGTCACTCGTGAAGAGATAAAAACGGCAATGTTTAGTATTGGTGAGAACAAAGCCCCGGGTCCAGATGGTTACACGTCCGCGTTCTTCAAAAAAGCTTGGGATATTGTGGGCACAGAAGTGTCGAATGCTATCTTGGAGTTCTTCGAAAATGGTAAACTTTTAAGGCAATTAAATCACACGATTCTTGCTCTTATCCCTAAAGTGGACACTCCAGACTCGGTTCTGGATTATAGGCCTATTTCGTGTTGCAATGTTTTGTATAAGTGTATTAGCAAGATCATCACGGAACGTATAAAGGGAAGCTTGGGGGAGTTGGTTAGCATTAATCAATCGGCGTTTGTTCCAGGTAGAAAGATCTCTGATAATATCCTTCTTACTCAGGAGTTAATGCATAACTATCATTTAAACCGAGGCCCTGCTAGATGTGCTTTTAAGATCGATATCCAAAAGGCCTATGACACTGTCAGCTGGTCGTTTTTGGAGGATGTTCTTAATGGGTTCGGGTTTCATTCGAAGATGGTTACTTGGATTATGGCCTGTGTCTCTTCGGCTTCTTATTCGATAAGTATTAATGGGAATTTGCATGGCTATTTTAGAGGTAGAAGGGGTTTGAGGCAAGGTGACCCTATGTCGCCATACCTCTTCACGCTAGTTATGGAGGTCCTTTCGTTGCTACTCCAGCATGGGGCGAGATCTAGCTCAGCCTTCAAGTTCCATGCTCATTGTGTGAAGCAAAGGATCATAAATGTCTCGTTTGCGGACGACCTTTTCATTTTTGTGCATGCTGATTTATTTTCGGTCAAAAAGGTGCGAGATGGTCTTGAGAACTTCACGAAAGTTTCAGGTTTGGTGCCAAGTCCAGCTAAGAGTACAGCTTATTTTTGCAATGTGCCTCAAAGTGTTAAATGCGAGATACTTCACATTATGCCGTTTCGGGAGGGGAATCTTCCGGTTCGTTATTTGGGGGTGCCGCTTAATACCACAAAGCTGATGTTTAAAGATTGTAAACCTCTTGTTGATCGCATGGAGAAGAGGATTGATAGTTGGCTTAATAAATCGCTATCTTTCGCGGGTAGATTGCAACTTATTAATTCGGTTTTATCAGCTATGCACATTTATTGGGCCTCAGTATTTATTATTCCGACCCGAGTTACACATGATCTGGAGAAACTAATGCGACGGTTCTTATGGAACGCTCACAGTCAAGGTAGAGTGAAAGCAAAAGTGGCGTGGTCTGATGTTTGTTTACCAAAGGATGAAGGGGGCTTGGGAATTAGGAGTATTTCGGATGTGAATAAGGCTCTTATGACTAATCATCTTTGGAGTATTATTACGGAAAGGAAGTCCCTTTGGGTTCAGTGGATCCATCTTCATAAATTAAAGGGTAGGAGCATTTGGGATATCCAAGCTCGGGGTAGTGTCAGCTGGGGTTGGCGGAAAATCCTTTCTATCCGGGATGCGGTTCGCCCGTTTATATGGAAGATTGTTAGGAGCGGCTCTAAAATAAACGCTTGGAGTGACAATTGGTGCCAGTTCAGTCCGCTTAACTCATTTATTACGCCCAGGTCAATTGCTAATGCGGGTTTTACCATTACTACTTCTTTAGCGGAGCTGATGGATGAAAACGGTCAATGGAAGTGGCCGTCTGCGTGGTATGATATTTACCCGGTCTTGATAGGGTTGAATGCTCCGACTTTGACGCATAATCTGGATGATAGAACAATTTGGAAAGATTTGGAGGGCAATTCTCGTCCGTTTGGTTCGATGGAAGTGTGGCATAATATCCGACATCGGGAACAACCGGTCTCTTGGGTGAATGGGGTTTGGTTTAGTCAATGTATTCCAAGGCACTCGTTCCATCTTTGGTTGGTTATTAAAAATAAGCTCAAGACTCAGGACCGTTTAGCAAGCTGGGAAGCGGGGAGCGATTATAATCTAAGACTTATGTGCTGTCCATTATGTAAGCACGATCGGGATTCTAGGGACCACTTGTTTTTCAGTTGTTCGTTTGCATCTCAAGTCTGGTATAATGTTAAGGATTTGCTTAACATGGGGGATGTTAATGATTCGTGGCAATCGATCATGAACTGGATGGATCAAAAGGCTAACTCAAGAAAGACGGATCACATTGTTGGTAAGCTAGTTATTGCGGCGGCGTCGTATTATATTTGGCATGAGCGGAACAATTGCTTATTCTCTAATAAAGTGGCCAATGTTAATGCGGTGTgtgataaaatcaaaaatacgGTCCGGCTTCGATTGATGGGGTTCAAATTTAAGGATGGCTCGCACAATCAAAGCATTCAAGAGAAGTGGAAGCTGATTCCTAGTGATGAAGACAAAGATCCGGGCTAG